The following nucleotide sequence is from Arvicola amphibius chromosome 1, mArvAmp1.2, whole genome shotgun sequence.
ACCAACTTTCCCTTGACCTTGTCAGTGTGTGTAGGAACGAGAAGGCCTGACTTCCTCCTTTGGGTGAGTCAGCATGTAATGGGATTCcagaaacagaagggaggaaCCTACCACCAGCCACTCCCCAGTCCAGGCTGTCGTGTAGAATACAAGCACTAAGGAAATCTATTGTTCTTGGCTCAGGTGGCCGGCAGGAGTTGCTCCTCTTGATCCCGTGATGACTCCCATAATGGCAGCACCAGTTTACATTCGGTGGAAGAATTGTTCTTCCcccggagacagggtttctctgtgcagtcctggctgccctggaacttgctgagaagagcaggctaacctcaaactcagagatcctcctgcctctacctcccaagtgctgggtttaaaggtgtgcaccaacactgcccagctaacttcttttttttttttttaataagttttaTTTAGTCACTTATTTAGGTActctggtgttttgcttgcatgtatgtcttgtgAGGctgtcaggtcccttggaacaggagttatagactgttgtgagctgccatgtggctgctgggaacctgggtcctctggaagagcagccagtgctcttaactactgagcccaggaagaaattttttaatcacatttattACATGTGCCAGGTGCACACGGCTTGTGAATTCATGACATGGTAcgcatgtagagatcagagggcaactgTGGAGCCCAAGGGATCGGACTCCGGTCATCCGGCTTggaggcaagcattttacctgctgaaccagcTCAAGAAAATCTTGCGGACTATCTTCCAGTGTACGTACGCATCTTTTCCACGCTGCATCATGTCATTACTTTTCAATAAGACATATTGTgaaatatttgattacactgtgaagatgtgtctttgcaaaggtgctttctgattggtttaataagagctgaatggccagtagctaggcggGAAGAGGTTAGGAACGTCTGGGGACAGAAtgggctctgggaagaagaaagatgaagacGCCAGGAGATGTAGAGCAAGCAAatgtgcaggaggagaggtaacagCCACTAGTCATGTGGCAAAACATTGATTAATatagtgggttaatttaagttataagaggtagttaggaacaagcctaagctgtaggctaagctttcataattaataagtctccatgtcattatttgggagctggcaggacagagaaagactcatacAACATATACACCTTAGTGCTACTGATCCATACAGAGGCAAAGTTGTGTTCACACAAAACAGCTTTCGTTCAAACTGAAGGCTCTCTCGAGAAAGTCACACTAAAGCTCCAGAGTGTGtactctccttctcctcttcctcataaCTCCATGCTTACTTAAGCTTATATTAAATTCACCCTTAAAAATATACAGTAATTTGGGTGGATGGATATGTGTACGCCATGGGCATGGGCTGAGGTCAGgcgacaacttgtgggagctgggtctctccttccaccatgtgggtcccacaGGGGGAACTCAAGTCAGCAGGCTTGACAACAGgcgtctttacccactgatccaccTCACTGGTCATGAACTCTCTTTATAATAATCCCCAACTCATttaaggcaggaagggagggggagtggaagggagagagCACTTCTCAAAAGACTTCTCAGAGTAACTAAATTTGTAAATCAGAAGTTTTTTATTCAAATGTTAAGAATGTttgccaagggctggagagatggctcagtggttaagagcactgactgctcttccaaaggtcctgagttcagttcccagcaaccatgtggtggctcacaaccatctgtaatgaggtctggtgccctcttctggcctgcagacatacacacagacagagtattgtatatataataaataaataaatatttttaaaaaaagaatgtttgccAAAGCAGGGCATGGAGGAACATATCTGTGATCCCAGCTTTTGGAAGGTACAGgtagaagggtcaggagttcaagatcatccttggttaCAAAGGGAGTTTGGAACCAGCtatgtgaggtcctgtctcaaggatttaaaaaaaaaaaaaaagaaaaagaaaaaaggtttgcCAAAAAAGACAGCTTGCCTATAAAGCCTCAGGCTGAGATGATCATGGATAAGGATGATGGCCACTAGGAAGGGAAAACTGGTTACCTTGCCCACAGGTCTGATGTGTTTCTGTAATTATACATGTggtcaaagaaaaagaatatggaaGGTTCCCCCATATATACGGTACCACACTGTCTTTCCAGTGGAAATGCAAGGCCTTGTAGTTCACGTGCGGACAGAGTCTATTCACACACAGCAGCTCCTCTTTATGCTGCCTGGCGCAGGGCGTTTACTCAGCCACAAAACAAACAGTGGTACCACCTGCCTATGACCCCAGCACTAGACAGGTACAGACTTAAGAAGGTTCAGAGTTCAAGACCACGcccagctacagagtgagtttgaagccagcctggctacatgacatcctgcctcaaaaaaagaacacccccaaaaaggaggaagaaaaacagtatctggattttttaattaattagtttttacatatcaatcccagttccccctcctttcctcccgcttctccccttcctcccgcttctccccttcctcccatctgctcttcagagaagttaaggcctcccttgggaagTCAACTATGACTGTCCTGTTCTTCCCCtcgttgagacaggaccaaggtcctccctgccaccccatgcctaggctgagcaaggtatctctacATAGAGAATGGGTTCTACAAAGTCGGTTACCATCTGGATTTAAGGAAAAGGGAAGCAGCACTCTGGAGAGTCACCCCTGCACccgcctgggcaacacagtagctGGCCCTGTTGGTGTAGGTGTGGGTGAAAGTAGAAaactggccccgccccttgctCATCCCTGCAAGGGTAGAGCTAGCTAGGATAACGCAGGAGAACTCACCCTGGGGCTGTGAGGACAAAAGCTCctggctgaccaaccctgcaactccccaggcccagaaccagggttatgggtcagcccaccccaacatccaccccatctgtgatctgcggagcatgtgaaggggccagtccagcagacccaaagctgcaggatctccacaatacagggcaacagcaggataaccaaagagtcccagtgagggcccagcatggACAGTGTAACAggaaccagaggcctcgaaccagaccaatgaccctctgcaatgaacacttgcaagtaaagatacacgGATAAACGGGTTTGCTGTGTGGCTCACTGTGTCAcgctgcagcttccatgatgttaatttttcctctttccctgctcTCTTCTTTGTTCCccctcttaaattttttttccttgggggGGGGCGAGGTGGCAAGGGCAGAGAATAGATATGAAGGGAACGGGATCGAAATCCATGatgtgaaagaaacaaagaataaataaaaagaaagtttaaaaagtaggggggaagaaaacacaaaaatagtgTACAATTCCTCTCATATGCAGGACTTAAAGTTTTACACACACCCCAAGGCTGTTGGGATGGATAGGGGACATCAGCAAGGTAGGTGAGGAAAGGTAGCTGAACTGAGAGGGTGTGTATAAGCAAGGTACTGAGGAAAATCAGGGTTGAGGGTGATGGCCCAGATGCTAGCATGCTTGCCAAGGACCTCCTGAGTTTggcctccagcacccacatgaaaagcaaCCCACACAGGAAGcaagtctgcaatcccagcactgggcaggggaAGACAGACGGATCCCTGGGGCATTCTGGAATAACTGAATAAGTGAGCTGCattttcagtgagagaccctgcctcaaaaaatagagGTTGGAAGAAGACAAACATTGACTTCCAGCCTATGTTGGTAGATGCAGGAGTACCTacaacctacacacacaaacaggcacacacaccataggaagtgtatgcacacacacacacacacaaacttttacaGAGTGGAGTGGCGGTAGCTTCAGGAGCCTCACGTTTGGATCTAAGAAAACTGCTCATCTATCCAGTTGTTAGTAGTGGCAAATGCCACATTGGGCTATGCTATAAGTCAATgagtttctttagttcttaatCATTATggacaaaaagcaacaaaagagaATCACTCCTTGTTCCCTGAGCTAATGGGGGAAATGAAGTTGGGAAGAACTCATGAACTGGACATATCCACAAAACAACCCCCTTTCTGAAACTGCCAACATATCCACCATCAGAACTCGGCTgagaaacaaacaccaaacaagAATCCACTCCAGGCCCAGAGTCTACTTAGAATTAAAAATCTTAGGCTGGAAAGGTtactcaatagttaagagcactgactgctcttccagaggaccagggtttgattcccaggaaaaatttctcaaaagaagagagagaaacaagaacaaaggTTCAAACATCAATGAGGCTAAAGTCTGAAAATATGTAgatgtatatatgcattatacatatatatttctgtataaatgtataatgcatatatatttatatgtatgtatttgcttcTATTTTCCAAAACTCACAATCATGTTGGATTAGAATGATAAATGGAaggattctctctctttctattttctagaactggaataaaatacattttatgataaaagaaaataaaaaaacccaaattccTTGGCACACAGTATCTTCAGACAGTATCCATCTTTCTCAGGTCGAGAGGAGATTCATGCAGCGGCTAAGTTCAGATGGATTTCCAGCCTGAGTCTTGGGTATGTGCCAAGGCATGGCCATACTTAAGAAGACAAGCACTTTTTTGGGTGTTTGAAGGGCTGTAGGCATGTCATCTGGATTGCGTGGCATTTGTGGGGCAGGAGggacaaagaagcagagacagcaggCTGTGCATAGCCGTTGTTTTATTGGATCTGGTgtcttattttacaaaatatgtaGAAGAGCCCAAAATGCAAAGCAGTCAACCATGTCTGACAGGAGGGGGCTCTGTGCAGCCCCTCCCCTCAGACCCTAGCCGACTGGGAGGGTGAGGAACGAGACAAGCCGGTATATTAAGAGGGGCAGCAGCATGGCAGGGTGCTGACAATAAGGTCCGACCTGGATCCTAGGGTCCCTGCCCTCTAGCTGAGCTCAGGGGCATCTCTGGGTAGACtaaagagggggagagggaccCTAGGGCATCCTAGGGCATTGTGGAGGAGGGTTGGGCAACCATTCCAATAAGTGCCCCCAAACTGGGTTCAGATGTGCCTGCCTTTGTCCTCCTGTTCCCTTAAGGCAGCCACTGGGAGGAGTGGTTAAGACTCAAATTCAGGAAAATCCCTGACTCCACGCCTCTAaatgtagaggccatggaaaaTTGAAACTGAAGCCATTAAAACAGGTGACAGGCAGGAGGGCAGGATGGGACTTTGAAGGTATCGTCTGGGACACCTTCCACTCATCTTCCCCCGGCTACCATCTCATCGTACAAGAGAAAAGGGTAGAGAGGCTTCCGGGAGGAACCAGGTATCTGGATCCCAGGCTCTCCTAAGACACTGGAAGTGGATGGTAAATTTCTGGGACGTTGCTAAGGACATAAGGCCTTCTGGGAAGTCAGGGAACTTATATTCTGCTATCCGGGGCCATTAGACCCATAGAACCTGGCCATGGCAGCCCTACTTGGGCTCTCGTAACCTGCCCAGGCTATCTGTTTTCCACTCCAACCAATTCCTAGGACCCAATCACTGGCTCTACTTTCTTGTCCCCCCTCTTACAGGACCCTCAAAGGCTAGGCTGCAAAGCCAGCCAGGGACATGGGCAGAGCATGTTCTCTGAGAAAGGAATCTTAGAGGGGCATCTATGAGATCAGGGATGGGGGAAGCACCATAGCAGGAGACATTCTGTCTAATGTGGTTTCTAGAGTGGGAGTGGGAGGTGAGGAACCACTCAGTCCCTACACCGGGATGACCTCAGCATACTCAGCACTGGGTGTCCAGCGAGAAGGGGATGAGAGCCGTCCGGAGTGGAGAGCGCCCCTTCCCAGATGGACCTTGCCCACGACTGCCACTTAGCTCCGGGGGATCTGGACTACGGAAGCCCCAGGACCTCGAATCCCTACAGCCCCCAGGGTACAGGTAGAATGAGGAGAGACCTGGGAGAGAAGGGTTAGGGTCACCTGAACTAGAACTAGAGCATGGTCACCCCCAGGATGCACTAACCCCTGTCCCTGGGGGCTAGATGACATTGTCAAAGAGTTGCATGGACTTCATGATGTTCTCATCCTACAGTCATGGTGCACGGTGTGAGGGAGgcgaagtgagagagagagagagagagagagagagagagagagagagagagagagagagagagaggaaaaaaaagagctcgtcagagacacagagaaagacatcGAACCAGAGATGGGGACAGTCGGTGGTAGAGAggaaggatatatatatacaggGGCACCTGAGGTGGGGAAGGGGTAAGTTCCCTTTGGTCATGGAAGAacaggactggggtgggggggtgacaTAAAGTCAAGAGGAGCCTTTTCCGGTTCTATTAACTTAGGCCTAGAGCTGAGACCAGGGAAATGGGGGCCGTACCTTTTGACAAGACTCAATGAACTCCTCGATGGTGACCACACCATCCTTGTTTCTGTCCATCTTCTGCAAGGTGGTCAAGCAGGGAGAACAAGGGAACAAGGGGATGATGAGAGAGTCTTAGAAGCTTATTGGGTCCTCGTCCTTCCTGCCACTCCAGGGCCCCTTCCCGCCACTCCAGGGCCCCCAGGCCACCCAGACCCGGGTACCTGGAAGAAGCTCTCCACGTGCTCTCTTGGGGCCTCCTCCCGGAGGGCTGGGTATGTGTACTTCCCCATCATGTCATAGATAGACTTCATGATGTCGAGCATTTCCTGTTAAGCCAAATGAGATTATTTCTCCTAAGAGCCTCCAGCCTCCAAATTTAGGGGCCTAGGGCCAAGGACGGACCTCCCCCATTACTGGTGACACTGACATACATTGTTCTTTATGAGACCCCtttgcaccatcaccgcccagcacCCCACACACGGCCCCTCCTGCCCTCCAGCGGCCCTGCACCTCCTTGGTGATACAGCCATCCTTGTTGAGGTCATATAAGTTGAAGGCCCAATTCAGCCTGTCATCTATGGTTCCCCGAAGGATCACCGACAAACCAGCCACAAAGTCCTGGAAAGGAGGTGGAAGGGGAGTGGACTTTGCCAAGCCATTCTTCGGGTTTGGTGTGGAAACCTTGGCCCCCTGAAGCCCAAGGAAACAGGCTTGTTTGACTCATCTCTCCTAGCTCACCTCAAAACTGACAGAGCCATCATGGTTGGTGTCAAAGGCATTGAAGAGGAAAGTAGCATAGGTGCTGGAGTCTGTGGATGAGCGTGGAATGTGAACTTGGCCTCCAGGGGACTTGCTGCTTTTCTGCAGCTTGCCCAGGCCCATTATCTCAGCATCCCCAGCCCTCCAGAACCCTCCTCCCCCCTCAGCCTAGGGATGGACAACCGCTACCCCTGGGCATCTAtccatctcctcacctcccccCTCAGCCTAGGGATGGACAACCGCTACCCCCTTCGCGTCTATCATCTCCTCACCTCCTTGGGGAAAGAACTGAGAGTATATCTGTTTGAAGTTCTCCTCGTTGACGATGCCGCTGGGGCATTCCTGCACAGGGACAACCAGACTCAGCAGAGACACACATCGCCACCCTTAGGCCAGAGACTTCCAGGAGGACaaatcatcctgcctctgtgGAACTTACCAGAGTTCTGGTACTGACTGGCAAGAAGACTTCTTCCCCAGTGTACAAATAAACACGAAATCATCACAAGCCTGCCACCCCAAGGGCCCTGAAAGTTGGGCCTCTGGGCCCCATCTCCCTCTTCAAAGCACCCAGGCCGTACTTTCCAGGTAATTGCAAGTACCAGGCCTCTCCGGTTCAGCCCTTGCCCAGTTGGCTACGCCCCCCACTCACGTTTTTGAAGCCTCGGTACAGGACCTGCAATTCTTTGCGAGTGAACTTGGTTTGTTCCTGCAGCTGCTCCAGCCCCTCAGGCCGGTGACACACGGTGGAGAGTTCAAACTCATCCTCCACGCTGTCTGCGGGGAGTGGTAGGGGATAGCTCTGCCTCAGGTCAGGCCCCTGAGATCGCTTGGGTAATCTTCAGTTATtaacccctcccccctccttcctagCCTATCTTCTACACCCGAGACCAGCCTATCAGACTCAGAGCTGAGAAGTCAAAGCAGAAAAGACACTGGTCAGCTTCGGGGTCTGTTGGGGCTAAGGCCACGTCTGGCTCCAGTGCCAGAGGTACTGACTTAGCACTGGCCCCTGGGCATGGGTTGGGGACAGTCCCTTGCCGCCGCAACTTCTTAGAAAGGGGATAGAATGGGGCCCAGGAGCTTCCGAGGGACCTCGAAGGGCTCTTTCTTGACCAACTCTTATTAGCCCAGCCCCAGCCTGGGAGAGCCCACATCCAACCCAATCTCAATCAAGCCCCGCCCATCGCAGCCATGCCCGAGCCATGCCACACCCAGCTCCAGCCAATCTTTGTTCAGACCCCAATCTTGACTTCACCTCCAATCCCACCCTGGCTCCCACCGTCCAGCCCCCAGGCAAGTACCCCCATCCCGCCCCAACCAGGAGAGTAAGTCACCTGGGTCCAGCGGGCGGGGTCTGTGGGGGCGGAGGGAGGCTGGGGCAGCTAATGCTGAAGGGAGGGAATTGTCACCGAGAAGACCAAGCCCTGTAGACGCTCCCCTGGCCCCACACTCACAGAAAATCTCACAGACATGAGTGTTTCAACCCACGAACTCCAGACCCAcaacacaggcacatacacagtgAGCACAGACATCCATGACATGGACTCCTCACGAACAGCCCCCTTCTTGGATTAGCTCTCAGGGTGGCCCCATCGGAGTGTAGAAGCAACATTAGGTGCTCAAATAGCTACAGACTGGGCCTTTATAGCTTGCAAATTTCAGTGTGCTTTTACAAGGCAAGGCTCAGCTGAAGAAATGGAACCTACAGACAAAAGGAGGCCACTCAATTGGTGGCCACTTAGTTGAGGTCCAGGCTGGGACAGAAAAACCTTAGCATCCTGACATCTGGGAAGGTGGGCTCCACCCTCTATACCTCGCACCCTGTTAGGGCGCAGGTGACATGCATTCCAAGGTCTAAAACAGTAGGGAAGCCACAGAGGCGCAGAGCAACCTAGCCAGCTAGGATACCCTGCCATGGTCACACTGGTCATGCTTACACTGGCTCGGGCTTTAGGTCTAACACACAACAAACCCTGGTCCTCCATTTTGCAAACCAGGGATGCCCACAGGCACTCATGATCCAGCCATACATTCCAGTTTGTAGCCACAGACCTCACATTCAGTTCCTACCCCACCtcccatcaccccccccccctctctctctctctcacacacacacacacacacacacacacacacacacacacccggccCCCAGAAGCATAGGAGAGGCACTTGCTTTCACTGACTGAGGGCAGGGCTTGGGGCCCGCAGCACGGCAGCAGCTTGAGGAAACGCTGCTTCAGGGCCTTTTTAGTGGGCCCTGGAGGGTggcctggggagagagaagaccCCAGGAAGGCACATTAACTCCCACTTCCCCTCTGTTCCAGCTTCCTGTCTTCTTCCCCACCAACCACCAATAAACACTGactggggtggggacaggaaatgaatgggacAATGTAGACGGGCAGGATGTGGGGGGGCAGGTCGCCTATTGGGTCTCACAGGCGTGGAGCGTCAACTGGGACCAGGCTTGGTCACTTTGTATAATGAGAAATGGCTGGCAAGAATGAGGCGGCCTCAGTGTCTGCTAACTGCTAACCCAGCTCCTAAGGGTAATGCCTAATCTAAGGGATTGTCTGAATAGGAATcaatctcccctctcctctctctctctctcctctctctctctctctctctctctctctcacagaggCATGTTGTAATTTAGAACGACAGTGACATAGATAACAGTAACATTTAATGGCACAGGCCTGTTCCGACCACATACACAACATACGCTTTCACCTAATAGTCTAATATCACAAATATGACCAAAGTAAAACATGATTTACACATATGGAGACCCAGATACACCATCTCATGCACAGCACGACCAAACCACATAAAATATACAGGACCCTCAGACATCATAACACTATGCATTAAGGATCTTAAGACATATACCAAAAGTTATTGGCATAACCATGACATTGTGACCTAAATCTCTGTGAAGGTTAATATCCATTACTAAcgtgactggatttagaatcacctaggaagccaggcagtggtggtacacgcccttaattccagcactcagagggagaGGTGGGCAGATttctaagttcaagaccagcctgtcctatagagcaagtgccaggacagacagggctacacagagaaaccctgtgggggggggggactcacctgggagacacacctctggatatttaactgaagaagaaagacccccccgaatgtgggtggcaccatcccatagGCTGGGGTTCTAGACTGAAGGGGGGGAGGCCTGAGTGCCAGTAaaacatctctctgcttcctgacaatgGGGTGAAATATAACTCTCACTGCTGCATCTTTCTGACATGACGGACAATAGTTACGAACTGTCTGCCAAAATAAAGCTTAGGTTGTTTTTCCCAGTtatttcatcacagcaggaaGTAACTAACATAGacagttggtaccaggagtggggttgtTGCTGTCATAAATCCGAGTGAGTAGTTTGTGGGCCGTTAGAACTGCTTTACGAGAGGAATAAAAAGTTAGAAGCCATGGGACAGAGAAGTCCTAAGACACTAAAAGCAGGGCTCAGTGGGCCATTTTGGTGAGCCTGGAGAAGGCAAGAACGTCAACAGAAATGCAGACAGTGGGGCTCAAGATATAGTTTGGTGCAAGAGTATTTGCCCTAGAGAGGACATCACACAAacctgtgaaggtgaagcctaggCTGACTCAGAACAGGATGCTGCAGATGCCAGGGCTATGGGGAAGCCATCAGGCATTAAGAAGAGCAGACTCATGAGAGACGCTATGTGTGCTACAAATAACAATGATACGAGACTACATAAGACTTTCTGGTGCCCATAGATGCACCGAGACCACCAACACCAAACATGGCACTACAGGGCTTAGTGTTTGTCTTGTTGGCTTTGAGTCGCCCTGCCCTTATTCCTCTCTTCAAATGAGAATAATTGCCCTGTGACATTGTATGTTGGAATCACGTAAGTTCTTGCTACTTTACTAGGGCTTATAGTTGAGAGAGTAACCCTGAGTCTCAGACTTTGGGATTTCGAACAGTTTTAGAACTATCAATAGTCTGGGAAATCATGGGCCAAGGAAAAGTTTCACTGGGTAAAAGTGTTAGTTATGCAggcctgatgtcctgagttcaatatccGGAACCCAGGGAAAAAGTGGAATGTGGGGGCacacatttgtaaccccagtgttcCTATggtgagacaggaggcagagatagggtAACTACCCAGAAGCTCACAGGCCTCATAGCCTAGCACACAACACCGCAGCAGAGAAACCTGAGGAACCCTCACCCCATGGAAAGTGAGAGTGGACTCCTGAAGAAtgacctctgaactccacatcacagcatgtacatacacacacaaactgggGGGACTCATATAGATAAACTAAACACATTTTGCAATATGAA
It contains:
- the Kcnip2 gene encoding Kv channel-interacting protein 2 isoform X1, producing MRGQGRKESLSESRDLDGSYDQLTGHPPGPTKKALKQRFLKLLPCCGPQALPSVSETSTGLGLLGDNSLPSALAAPASLRPHRPRPLDPDSVEDEFELSTVCHRPEGLEQLQEQTKFTRKELQVLYRGFKNECPSGIVNEENFKQIYSQFFPQGDSSTYATFLFNAFDTNHDGSVSFEDFVAGLSVILRGTIDDRLNWAFNLYDLNKDGCITKEEMLDIMKSIYDMMGKYTYPALREEAPREHVESFFQKMDRNKDGVVTIEEFIESCQKDENIMKSMQLFDNVI
- the Kcnip2 gene encoding Kv channel-interacting protein 2 isoform X3, producing the protein MNRCPRRCRSPLGQAARSLYQLVTGSLSPDSVEDEFELSTVCHRPEGLEQLQEQTKFTRKELQVLYRGFKNECPSGIVNEENFKQIYSQFFPQGDSSTYATFLFNAFDTNHDGSVSFEDFVAGLSVILRGTIDDRLNWAFNLYDLNKDGCITKEEMLDIMKSIYDMMGKYTYPALREEAPREHVESFFQKMDRNKDGVVTIEEFIESCQKDENIMKSMQLFDNVI
- the Kcnip2 gene encoding Kv channel-interacting protein 2 isoform X2, which translates into the protein MTLDGLEMVAVLVVLVLFVKVLEQFGLFEPVSLEDSVEDEFELSTVCHRPEGLEQLQEQTKFTRKELQVLYRGFKNECPSGIVNEENFKQIYSQFFPQGDSSTYATFLFNAFDTNHDGSVSFEDFVAGLSVILRGTIDDRLNWAFNLYDLNKDGCITKEEMLDIMKSIYDMMGKYTYPALREEAPREHVESFFQKMDRNKDGVVTIEEFIESCQKDENIMKSMQLFDNVI